A genomic stretch from Hymenobacter psoromatis includes:
- a CDS encoding DNA polymerase IV: MDNRALIKAFKLTAQLLELHDENAFKIRAYEGTATALEQLEFPVAEVERPGLPDRTGLSKTQAAKVAELLDTGTFEELQRLLDATPPGVVELLKIKGIGPKKVRALWRDAGIEDPEQLREAAEAGTVAKLKGFGAKTQESILAALAFTDQSAGKLLFSQAEQLANDLTARLRQVPGVGAVAAAGEVRRALEIVETVEILVAAADPAPLHALLNAAPGLRADARRSGPWAWRGTAADSGVGVAVRVVAAEDFVNQLFVATGNEAHLGAALPQAGPSQPATLRQWAKRELFASEEALYEKAGLQYVVPELREGLGEIELAAERKIPRLLKDIDLRGSLHNHSTYSDGSHSLRQMATFLRDAGYEYLGICDHSQAAHYAQGLSPERVRQQQREIDELNAELAPFRIFKGIEADILGDGSLDYDAELRDTFDFIVASIHSNLKMDEQRATERLLAAIANPHCTMLGHPTGRLLLRRAGYPIDFKAVIDACAEHQVIIEINANPWRLDLDWRWVRYALAQGVRLSINPDAHHTAGYADMRYGVLAGRKGMLTKEMTFNTKSVEEAAAYFEARKAKFKK, from the coding sequence ATGGACAATCGCGCCCTCATCAAAGCCTTTAAGCTCACGGCCCAGCTGCTGGAGCTGCACGACGAAAATGCCTTCAAAATCAGGGCCTACGAGGGCACCGCTACGGCCCTGGAGCAACTGGAGTTTCCGGTGGCTGAGGTGGAGCGCCCCGGCCTGCCCGACCGCACCGGCCTGAGCAAAACCCAGGCCGCCAAAGTAGCCGAGCTGCTCGATACCGGCACCTTTGAGGAGCTGCAGCGGCTGCTCGACGCTACCCCCCCCGGCGTGGTCGAGCTACTGAAAATCAAGGGCATCGGCCCCAAAAAGGTGCGGGCCCTGTGGCGCGACGCGGGCATTGAAGACCCCGAGCAGCTGCGCGAAGCTGCCGAGGCCGGCACCGTGGCCAAGCTCAAGGGTTTCGGGGCCAAAACCCAGGAAAGCATTCTGGCCGCGCTGGCCTTCACGGACCAGAGCGCGGGCAAGCTGCTGTTTTCACAGGCCGAGCAGCTGGCGAATGACCTGACGGCACGCTTGCGCCAGGTGCCGGGGGTAGGCGCGGTGGCCGCCGCCGGCGAGGTGCGCCGCGCCCTCGAAATCGTGGAAACGGTCGAAATTCTGGTGGCCGCCGCCGACCCCGCGCCCCTGCACGCGCTGCTCAATGCCGCGCCCGGCCTGCGCGCCGATGCCCGCCGCTCCGGGCCCTGGGCCTGGCGCGGCACGGCCGCCGACTCGGGGGTAGGCGTGGCGGTGCGGGTAGTGGCCGCGGAAGATTTTGTGAATCAGCTCTTTGTGGCCACGGGCAACGAGGCGCACCTCGGCGCGGCGCTGCCCCAGGCCGGCCCCAGCCAGCCCGCTACCCTGCGCCAGTGGGCCAAGCGCGAGCTATTCGCCAGCGAAGAGGCATTATATGAGAAGGCCGGCCTGCAATACGTGGTGCCCGAGCTGCGCGAGGGCCTCGGCGAAATCGAGCTGGCCGCCGAGCGCAAAATTCCGCGCCTGCTGAAAGATATCGACCTGCGCGGCTCGCTGCACAACCACAGCACTTACTCCGACGGCAGCCACTCGTTGCGCCAGATGGCTACGTTTCTGCGCGACGCGGGCTACGAGTATCTCGGCATCTGCGACCACTCGCAGGCGGCGCACTACGCCCAGGGCCTCAGCCCCGAGCGCGTGCGCCAGCAGCAGCGCGAGATTGACGAGCTGAACGCTGAACTGGCTCCGTTCCGCATTTTTAAGGGCATTGAGGCGGATATTCTGGGCGATGGCAGTCTGGATTATGACGCGGAGCTGCGCGATACGTTCGACTTTATCGTGGCAAGCATCCACTCCAATTTGAAGATGGACGAGCAGCGCGCCACCGAGCGCCTGCTGGCCGCCATTGCCAACCCGCACTGCACCATGCTGGGCCACCCCACCGGCCGCCTGCTGCTGCGCCGCGCCGGCTACCCCATTGATTTCAAGGCGGTTATTGATGCCTGCGCCGAGCACCAGGTGATTATTGAAATCAACGCCAACCCCTGGCGGCTCGACCTCGACTGGCGCTGGGTGCGCTACGCCCTAGCCCAGGGCGTGCGGCTCAGCATCAACCCCGACGCCCACCATACCGCCGGCTACGCCGACATGCGCTACGGCGTGCTGGCCGGTCGCAAGGGCATGCTAACCAAGGAGATGACGTTTAATACGAAGTCGGTGGAGGAAGCGGCGGCGTATTTTGAGGCGCGGAAAGCGAAGTTCAAAAAGTAA
- a CDS encoding glycosyl transferase gives MKILVLRFSSIGDIVLTTPVVRQLKTQLPGAQVHFATKLAFAQLFEASPYVDKLHLLGGSLGELVRELRAERFDFIVDLHNNLRTRLIRLQLPGVPGRAFDKLNWQKYLLVRFKIDRLPPLHIVDRYRAAAAPLGIRDDGAGLDYFIPPAQEVDVAAALPPGFRPGHYVAVAIGAQHATKRLPPDKLIELVRNLAPRLVVLLGGPEDESTGRLIEQEIQHFPIHSFTHSLIHNGCGQFSLHQSASLLRQAQFVVSHDTGLMHIAAAFKKQIFSVWGNTVPQFGMYPYRTPFEALEVLGLPCRPCSKIGFAQCPQGHFKCMREQDLARDWPT, from the coding sequence ATGAAAATCCTCGTCCTCCGCTTTTCCTCCATCGGCGACATCGTGCTGACGACGCCGGTGGTGCGGCAGCTCAAAACCCAGCTGCCGGGCGCGCAGGTGCATTTCGCCACCAAGCTTGCCTTTGCCCAGCTCTTCGAGGCCAGCCCGTACGTGGATAAGCTGCACCTGCTGGGCGGCAGCCTGGGCGAGCTGGTGCGCGAGCTGCGCGCCGAGCGGTTCGATTTCATCGTGGATTTACATAATAACCTGCGCACCAGGCTCATCCGGCTGCAACTGCCGGGCGTGCCGGGCCGGGCTTTTGACAAGCTCAACTGGCAGAAATACCTGCTGGTGCGCTTCAAAATAGACCGCCTACCCCCCCTTCACATCGTGGACCGCTACCGGGCGGCCGCTGCGCCGCTGGGCATCCGCGACGATGGCGCGGGCCTGGATTACTTCATTCCGCCCGCGCAGGAAGTGGACGTGGCGGCGGCCCTACCCCCCGGTTTTCGGCCGGGGCACTACGTGGCGGTGGCCATCGGCGCGCAGCACGCCACCAAGCGCCTACCCCCCGACAAGCTCATCGAGTTGGTACGCAACCTGGCCCCGCGCCTGGTAGTGCTGCTCGGCGGCCCGGAAGATGAGAGCACCGGCCGCCTTATCGAACAAGAAATCCAACATTTCCCCATTCACTCATTCACTCATTCACTCATTCACAACGGCTGTGGCCAGTTTTCGCTGCACCAATCGGCCTCGCTGCTGCGGCAGGCGCAGTTTGTGGTGAGCCACGACACGGGGCTGATGCACATCGCGGCGGCGTTTAAGAAGCAGATTTTCAGCGTGTGGGGCAATACGGTGCCGCAGTTTGGCATGTACCCCTATCGCACGCCGTTTGAGGCGCTGGAGGTGCTGGGCCTACCCTGCCGGCCGTGCTCCAAGATTGGCTTTGCGCAGTGCCCGCAGGGGCATTTCAAGTGCATGAGGGAGCAGGACTTGGCGCGGGACTGGCCAACTTAA
- a CDS encoding ATP-dependent protease ATP-binding subunit HslU → MLDDTFLTPAQIVAELDKYIIGQHEAKRHVAIALRNRWRRLHAPADMQKEIVPNNILMIGATGVGKTEIARRLAILADAPFVKVEASKFTEVGYVGRDVESMVRDLAEQAVSRLRQRRQEEVKAQAAQAVEDIILDALIPPLKAPAKEGGSNSSLGFGIGISGERIAGDAVPDSDQELNERTRERFRQKIRNGELEDRRIEINVAQGAPSVGIMGAPGMMDEATMSGLQDMLGSMMPKKSRKRKVTVAEARKVLLDEEAAKLVDMDEIKEEAIRQTENAGIIFIDEIDKVATASGSKGGGGPDVSRQGVQRDLLPIVEGSAVNTKYGIVNTDHILFIAAGAFHVSKPSDLIPELQGRFPIRVELQSLTKDDFYRILKDPKNALTKQYQALLASEDVQLTFEDEALLKLADIAAEVNSEVENIGARRLHTVMSRLLNDLLFDVPDKIEAGAQLTITPQLVEERLRDMVKNRDMSQYIL, encoded by the coding sequence ATGCTAGACGACACCTTCCTGACCCCGGCCCAAATTGTGGCCGAACTCGACAAGTACATCATTGGCCAGCACGAGGCCAAGCGCCACGTGGCCATTGCGTTGCGCAACCGCTGGCGCCGCCTGCACGCCCCGGCCGACATGCAGAAGGAGATTGTGCCCAATAATATTCTCATGATTGGGGCCACCGGCGTGGGCAAGACCGAGATTGCCCGCCGCCTCGCTATCCTGGCCGACGCGCCCTTCGTGAAGGTCGAAGCCAGCAAGTTTACCGAAGTCGGCTACGTGGGGCGCGACGTGGAAAGCATGGTGCGCGACCTGGCCGAGCAGGCCGTGAGCCGCCTGCGCCAGCGCCGCCAGGAGGAAGTGAAAGCCCAGGCCGCCCAGGCCGTGGAGGACATTATTCTCGACGCGCTCATCCCGCCGCTCAAGGCCCCGGCCAAGGAGGGGGGTAGCAATTCCAGCCTGGGCTTTGGCATTGGCATCAGCGGCGAGCGCATTGCCGGCGATGCCGTGCCCGACTCGGACCAGGAGCTGAACGAGCGCACCCGCGAACGCTTTCGCCAGAAAATCCGCAACGGCGAGCTGGAAGACCGCCGCATCGAAATCAACGTGGCGCAGGGCGCGCCAAGCGTGGGCATCATGGGCGCGCCGGGCATGATGGACGAGGCCACCATGTCGGGCCTGCAGGACATGCTGGGCTCGATGATGCCCAAGAAGTCGCGCAAGCGCAAAGTAACCGTGGCCGAAGCGCGCAAAGTCTTGCTGGATGAGGAAGCCGCCAAGCTCGTGGACATGGACGAAATCAAGGAAGAGGCCATCCGGCAGACCGAGAACGCGGGCATTATCTTTATTGACGAGATTGACAAAGTAGCCACCGCCAGCGGCAGCAAGGGCGGCGGCGGCCCCGACGTGAGCCGCCAGGGCGTGCAGCGCGACCTCCTACCCATCGTGGAAGGCTCGGCCGTGAACACCAAGTACGGCATTGTCAACACCGACCACATCCTGTTCATTGCCGCCGGCGCCTTCCACGTCAGCAAGCCCTCGGACCTCATTCCCGAGCTGCAAGGCCGCTTCCCCATCCGCGTCGAGCTGCAAAGCCTGACCAAGGACGATTTCTACCGCATCCTCAAAGACCCCAAAAACGCGCTCACCAAGCAGTACCAGGCCCTGCTGGCTTCCGAAGACGTGCAGCTGACTTTCGAAGACGAAGCCCTGCTCAAGCTGGCCGACATCGCCGCCGAGGTCAACAGCGAGGTCGAAAACATCGGTGCCCGCCGCCTGCACACCGTAATGAGTCGCCTGCTCAACGACCTGCTTTTCGACGTACCCGACAAAATCGAGGCTGGTGCGCAGCTCACCATCACGCCCCAGCTAGTGGAAGAGCGCCTGCGCGACATGGTGAAAAACCGCGACATGAGTCAGTACATCCTCTGA
- a CDS encoding glycosyl transferase: MLSKQLVLDSPITIGPFNEFVDTILQLGAARSSAYVCCANVHMLVEAHRDASFRQVLAEANLVTPDGGPVASIAGWRSGRRQERVPGMDLLPALLAEAAKRGQSVYFYGTTDDVLRAIVDRARRELPALRIGGTCAPPFRPLTPAEEAEHMAAINAADPDLLFVALGCPRQEKWMAAHRGQIKACMLGVGQAFLTYAGLEQRLPVWARRLWLEWAYRLYLEPRRLWRRYLLTNSRFLYLMLRQTLART; the protein is encoded by the coding sequence ATGTTGTCGAAGCAGCTGGTTCTTGATTCACCGATTACCATTGGCCCGTTCAACGAGTTTGTAGATACCATTTTACAGCTCGGTGCGGCGCGCTCCTCGGCCTACGTGTGCTGCGCCAATGTGCACATGCTGGTCGAAGCTCACCGCGACGCCAGCTTCCGGCAGGTGCTGGCCGAGGCCAACCTCGTAACCCCCGACGGCGGCCCCGTGGCCAGCATCGCGGGCTGGCGCAGTGGCCGTCGTCAAGAGCGCGTGCCCGGCATGGACCTGCTGCCCGCGCTGCTTGCCGAAGCAGCCAAGCGCGGGCAATCGGTTTATTTCTACGGCACCACCGACGACGTGCTGCGGGCCATAGTGGACCGGGCGCGGCGCGAACTGCCGGCCCTGCGCATTGGGGGCACCTGCGCGCCGCCCTTCCGGCCCCTTACCCCCGCCGAAGAGGCCGAACACATGGCGGCCATCAACGCCGCCGACCCCGACCTGCTGTTCGTGGCCCTGGGCTGCCCGCGGCAGGAAAAGTGGATGGCCGCGCACCGGGGGCAAATAAAAGCCTGTATGCTAGGGGTAGGGCAGGCATTTTTGACCTACGCGGGCCTGGAGCAGCGCCTGCCGGTGTGGGCGCGCCGGCTGTGGCTGGAGTGGGCCTACCGCCTCTACCTGGAGCCGCGCCGCCTGTGGCGGCGCTACCTGCTCACCAATTCGCGGTTTCTTTACCTGATGCTCCGCCAGACGCTGGCACGGACGTAA
- a CDS encoding endopeptidase La: MPFDLLRSGHALAGGPDSPSDAIAIMAADPDHLLSAADAPDVLAILPVRNTVLFPGVVLPVTVTRKKSIRLVRKLAAKNEKLIGVVAQRQPDADEPTAEDLYPVGTLARILKVIDQPDDTVTIIIQGQVRFAVGEQLTHTPQLTVRATYFDEKALDAAIDGELVLLQSLREAAGKVLELTPEIPMEARNMLEGIQSPAFLIHFLSSNVQLELPAKQKLLELAEPEAQARQLLEALLRQIELLEIKNDIRTKVHTGIDAEQREYFLRKQLKTLQDELGQGEGSPEGDLAMLRERALTKKWPEATAKHFEKELQKLTRLNQMSPDYPVTLNYVEFLLDLPWGETTKDKFNLKTSKKILDADHFGLEKVKERILEYLAVLKLKQDLKAPILCLYGPPGVGKTSLGRSIAQALGRKYVRLSLGGVRDEAEIRGHRKTYVGAMPGRIISQIKKAGVSNPVIILDEIDKVSSDFRGDPSSALLEVLDPEQNSTFTDNYLEVEYDLSRVLFIATANSLETIQPALRDRMEIIDLTGYTQEEKVQIAKKHLWPKQLREHGLGEAEVKIADAALHRVADDYTRESGVRSLERQLAALTRNLARRKASKESLPPQIEPSDVLKILGAPRFERDKDQDHDTAGVVTGLAWTSVGGDILFVESLLSRGRGKLTLSGQLGDVMKESAITALSYLRSRGDELGIDHRLFEQYDLHIHFPEGGIPKDGPSAGIAIFTSIASAYTQRKIRPKMAMTGEITLRGRVLPVGGIKEKLLAARRAGIDMIILSPKNRKDVEEIPAEYLKGVRIHYAERVDDVLAVALLPELVARPQKLPVRDEAPTPLGPSVEVQ; encoded by the coding sequence ATGCCCTTTGATTTGCTCCGCTCCGGCCACGCGCTGGCTGGCGGCCCCGATTCGCCTTCCGATGCCATTGCCATTATGGCCGCCGACCCCGACCACCTGCTTTCCGCCGCCGATGCGCCCGATGTGTTGGCCATTTTGCCCGTGCGCAACACGGTGCTTTTTCCGGGGGTAGTGTTGCCCGTGACGGTGACGCGTAAAAAAAGCATCCGGCTGGTGCGCAAGCTGGCCGCTAAAAACGAGAAGCTCATCGGTGTGGTGGCCCAGCGCCAGCCCGACGCCGACGAGCCCACCGCCGAGGACCTGTACCCAGTGGGCACGCTGGCCCGCATTCTTAAAGTCATCGACCAGCCCGACGACACGGTTACCATCATCATTCAGGGTCAGGTGCGGTTTGCGGTGGGCGAGCAGCTCACGCACACGCCGCAACTCACGGTGCGGGCCACGTATTTTGACGAAAAGGCGCTGGATGCGGCCATCGACGGCGAGCTGGTGCTGCTGCAAAGCCTGCGCGAGGCTGCCGGCAAAGTGCTGGAATTGACGCCCGAAATCCCGATGGAGGCGCGCAATATGCTGGAGGGCATTCAGTCGCCGGCTTTTCTAATTCACTTTCTCTCCTCCAACGTGCAGCTGGAACTGCCCGCCAAGCAGAAGCTGCTGGAGCTGGCCGAGCCCGAGGCCCAGGCCCGCCAGCTACTCGAAGCGCTGCTGCGCCAGATTGAACTGTTGGAGATTAAAAACGACATTCGCACCAAAGTGCACACCGGCATTGACGCCGAGCAGCGCGAGTATTTCCTGCGCAAGCAGCTCAAAACTTTGCAGGATGAGCTGGGCCAGGGCGAAGGCAGCCCCGAAGGCGACCTGGCTATGCTGCGCGAGCGGGCGCTCACTAAAAAGTGGCCCGAGGCCACGGCCAAGCACTTCGAAAAGGAGCTGCAAAAGCTGACGCGCCTCAACCAGATGTCGCCCGACTACCCGGTGACGCTCAACTACGTAGAGTTTTTGCTGGACCTGCCCTGGGGCGAAACGACCAAGGACAAATTCAACCTCAAAACGAGCAAGAAAATCCTCGACGCCGACCATTTCGGCCTCGAAAAAGTGAAGGAGCGCATCCTCGAATACTTGGCCGTGCTGAAGCTGAAGCAGGATTTGAAAGCGCCGATTTTATGCCTCTATGGGCCGCCCGGCGTGGGCAAGACTTCGCTGGGGCGCAGCATCGCGCAGGCGCTGGGCCGCAAATACGTGCGCCTGAGCCTGGGCGGCGTGCGCGACGAGGCCGAGATTCGGGGCCACCGCAAAACTTACGTGGGGGCCATGCCCGGCCGCATTATCTCGCAGATAAAGAAGGCCGGCGTGAGTAATCCGGTTATTATTCTGGATGAGATTGACAAGGTGAGCAGCGACTTCCGGGGCGACCCGTCGTCGGCGCTGCTGGAAGTGCTGGACCCTGAGCAGAACTCGACTTTCACCGATAATTACCTGGAAGTAGAGTACGATTTGAGTCGGGTGCTGTTCATCGCCACGGCCAACTCCTTGGAAACCATTCAGCCCGCCCTGCGCGACCGGATGGAGATTATCGACCTCACCGGCTATACCCAGGAGGAGAAGGTGCAGATTGCCAAGAAGCATCTCTGGCCCAAGCAATTGCGCGAGCACGGCCTGGGCGAAGCAGAAGTCAAAATAGCTGATGCCGCCCTGCACCGCGTGGCCGATGACTACACCCGCGAGAGCGGCGTGCGCAGCCTGGAGCGCCAGCTCGCGGCCCTCACCCGCAACCTGGCCCGCCGCAAGGCCAGCAAGGAATCCCTACCCCCTCAGATTGAGCCAAGCGACGTGCTTAAGATTCTGGGCGCGCCGCGCTTCGAGCGCGACAAGGACCAGGACCACGACACGGCCGGCGTAGTTACGGGCCTGGCCTGGACCAGTGTGGGCGGCGATATCTTGTTCGTAGAGAGCCTCTTGAGCCGCGGCCGGGGCAAGCTCACGCTGAGCGGGCAGCTGGGCGACGTGATGAAGGAATCGGCGATTACGGCGCTGTCGTACCTGCGCTCGCGGGGCGATGAGCTAGGCATCGACCACCGCTTGTTTGAGCAGTACGACCTGCACATTCACTTTCCCGAGGGCGGCATTCCGAAGGATGGGCCGAGCGCGGGCATCGCCATTTTCACGAGCATCGCCTCGGCCTACACCCAGCGCAAAATTCGGCCGAAGATGGCCATGACCGGCGAAATCACGCTGCGCGGCCGGGTGCTGCCGGTGGGTGGCATCAAGGAAAAGCTGCTGGCCGCGCGCCGGGCGGGCATCGATATGATTATCCTCTCGCCCAAAAACCGCAAGGACGTGGAGGAAATCCCGGCCGAGTACCTCAAGGGCGTGCGCATTCACTACGCTGAGCGCGTGGACGATGTGCTGGCCGTGGCCCTGCTGCCCGAGCTGGTGGCCCGCCCCCAAAAGCTACCCGTGCGCGACGAGGCCCCTACCCCCCTCGGCCCGAGCGTAGAGGTGCAGTAG